From Caldicellulosiruptor hydrothermalis 108, a single genomic window includes:
- a CDS encoding response regulator transcription factor: MIKILLVEDEIFMRKGIIKLIDWERLGFEIAYEAGNGQEALDILKSEKVDVIITDIKMPVMDGIELIKRVSEEFENKPAIIIISGYNEFEFAKAAIKYGVNDYLLKPIDENELMQTLERIKTRISSEKEDYKKKELFEYVRRNSAFIKALEIQNDDYLVSSSEDGVKKYLGISKQEAFQYEDDLAIYEKLMETEKSVNTKYSDKGMEIKCYWDSYFNLLFVVNTIQGDKKNSLVKQIFDEIRSLLNLQAIIVQEYVSSQKIHTLYKQLLRKFNFAQFYEKSGVIEASEIGEFEHYLEDKKLSKELIRLIEEKRFKDINVKLSRFFDECQNNKVSPEVIKGYILFAVLEIIDYFEVYQLFETDSIKFIFRTDIQKSKFISKVMEILDQVINCIDQNSKFNGSSFMKKIELFIKENYNRDLTIKSIAQQFYINPIYLGRMFKKHFNMPFNKYLHFVRIENAKRLLLMTDKKIYEIAKEVGYSDPDYFALKFEEYVGKSPSKFRNSVSVNED; this comes from the coding sequence ATGATAAAGATTCTTTTGGTTGAAGATGAGATATTCATGAGAAAGGGTATAATTAAACTTATTGATTGGGAAAGGCTTGGATTTGAAATTGCATATGAAGCGGGAAATGGTCAGGAAGCCCTTGATATCCTCAAAAGTGAGAAAGTAGATGTGATAATAACGGATATAAAAATGCCAGTAATGGATGGAATTGAGCTGATAAAAAGAGTTTCAGAGGAGTTTGAAAACAAACCGGCAATAATAATTATCAGTGGGTACAATGAGTTTGAATTTGCAAAGGCAGCTATAAAGTATGGTGTAAATGATTATCTATTAAAACCTATAGATGAGAATGAGCTTATGCAAACATTAGAGAGGATAAAAACGAGGATATCAAGCGAAAAGGAAGACTATAAAAAGAAAGAATTATTTGAATATGTGAGAAGGAACTCAGCTTTTATAAAAGCTCTTGAGATACAAAATGATGATTATCTTGTAAGTAGTAGTGAAGATGGAGTGAAAAAATATCTTGGAATTTCAAAACAGGAAGCTTTTCAATATGAAGATGATTTGGCCATTTATGAAAAATTAATGGAAACAGAAAAAAGTGTAAATACTAAGTATTCGGACAAAGGTATGGAGATTAAATGTTATTGGGATAGTTACTTTAACTTACTTTTTGTAGTAAACACCATTCAAGGGGATAAGAAAAATAGTTTAGTTAAACAGATTTTTGACGAGATAAGAAGTCTATTAAATTTGCAGGCAATAATTGTGCAGGAGTATGTATCTAGCCAGAAGATACATACATTGTATAAACAACTTCTTAGAAAATTCAACTTTGCCCAATTTTACGAAAAGAGTGGTGTCATTGAGGCATCAGAGATAGGGGAATTTGAACATTACCTTGAGGATAAAAAACTTTCAAAAGAGCTGATAAGACTAATTGAAGAAAAGCGATTTAAAGATATAAATGTAAAACTTTCAAGGTTTTTCGATGAGTGCCAGAACAATAAAGTATCACCAGAAGTAATAAAAGGTTATATTCTCTTTGCTGTGCTTGAAATAATAGATTACTTTGAAGTATACCAGTTATTCGAAACTGATAGTATAAAGTTTATATTTAGGACAGACATACAGAAAAGCAAATTCATTTCCAAAGTCATGGAAATTTTAGACCAGGTGATAAATTGCATTGACCAGAACTCAAAATTTAATGGCTCGAGCTTTATGAAGAAAATAGAGTTGTTTATAAAAGAAAACTACAACAGAGACTTAACAATAAAAAGCATAGCCCAACAGTTTTATATTAATCCTATATATTTAGGAAGGATGTTCAAAAAACATTTTAATATGCCGTTTAATAAATATTTACATTTTGTACGTATTGAAAATGCAAAAAGATTGCTCTTGATGACTGATAAGAAGATTTATGAAATAGCAAAAGAAGTGGGTTATAGTGACCCTGACTATTTTGCATTAAAATTTGAAGAGTATGTAGGGAAAAGCCCTTCCAAATTTAGGAATTCTGTATCTGTCAATGAAGACTAA
- a CDS encoding ABC transporter substrate-binding protein has product MKFIRKISIVVALVFIISAVLGGIVPVSSQKVEGASKKVVTFTMFSADATVQYHPDIFSTAIGQEITKKTGVRLKIEHFVGMDQATKISLMLASGDLPDLVYGSGEHKQFIQNKALVPLENYIQKYGQWTKKAYSSADLKKLRQADGHIYFLSYTRGEVSPSSMGEGLYVMIDMLQKNNWPRLKYWEDLVPMIRNYVKKYPKYKGMPVIGMSAITEGARFYVIQDPATGLNGLIADTVQVDPKTYKASYDPAGIGMYKAYKALNALWNEGLFDKEAFVQTYDQWAAKVAQGRVVTSWGRSWHFNTAFNTLRKNGEDDRILVPFGIVFKGVKKSRYVMLQSIGTRDGVSITKKCKDPVRAFQFLDQLLNPEVQKLMFWGIKGRDYLVDKKGKMYRTQAMIDKARDPVYQKQEGLGYWNIWPRWQLKLPDGNYVKPELDPDIAYMQWAPAQKKVLDAYKAKTFVEPPFADEPESPPWGYAWEINIPPEKQKEIQVPLNIANDLARKYIPMLIMAPKGKYDEIWNKYKAEVRAKINPKPIEEFYTQEMRQRMADWYGIKVK; this is encoded by the coding sequence TTGAAATTTATAAGAAAAATCTCGATTGTGGTAGCGCTTGTTTTCATTATTTCCGCGGTGCTGGGTGGGATTGTACCTGTATCTTCCCAGAAGGTTGAAGGTGCATCAAAAAAGGTTGTAACATTTACAATGTTTAGTGCAGATGCAACAGTACAATATCACCCAGATATCTTTAGCACTGCTATTGGTCAGGAAATTACTAAAAAGACTGGTGTGAGACTAAAAATCGAACACTTTGTAGGAATGGACCAGGCAACAAAAATATCGCTTATGCTTGCATCTGGCGACTTGCCAGACCTTGTTTACGGTAGCGGTGAACACAAACAATTTATTCAGAACAAAGCTTTAGTTCCGCTTGAAAATTACATTCAGAAATATGGTCAGTGGACAAAGAAGGCTTATTCATCTGCTGATTTGAAAAAATTGCGCCAGGCAGACGGACACATTTACTTCTTGAGCTACACAAGAGGAGAAGTTTCACCGAGCTCAATGGGCGAAGGTTTATATGTAATGATTGATATGTTACAAAAGAATAATTGGCCAAGGTTAAAGTACTGGGAAGATTTGGTGCCAATGATAAGAAACTATGTCAAGAAATATCCAAAGTATAAAGGCATGCCTGTAATAGGCATGTCAGCAATTACAGAAGGTGCAAGATTTTATGTAATTCAGGATCCGGCAACAGGTTTGAATGGTTTGATTGCAGATACTGTACAAGTTGATCCAAAAACATATAAAGCAAGCTATGACCCTGCGGGAATAGGAATGTATAAAGCATACAAGGCGCTAAATGCTCTGTGGAATGAAGGTTTGTTCGATAAAGAAGCTTTTGTTCAAACATATGACCAATGGGCAGCGAAAGTTGCTCAAGGTAGAGTTGTAACAAGCTGGGGAAGGTCATGGCATTTCAACACAGCATTCAACACCTTAAGAAAGAACGGGGAGGATGACAGAATCCTTGTTCCGTTTGGTATTGTATTCAAAGGAGTTAAAAAGTCAAGATATGTCATGCTTCAGTCAATCGGGACTCGAGATGGAGTAAGTATTACTAAAAAATGCAAAGACCCTGTAAGAGCATTTCAGTTCTTAGACCAACTTTTGAACCCAGAAGTGCAAAAGCTCATGTTCTGGGGTATTAAAGGAAGGGACTATCTTGTTGATAAGAAAGGCAAGATGTACAGAACTCAGGCTATGATTGACAAAGCAAGAGACCCTGTTTATCAGAAACAGGAAGGGCTTGGCTACTGGAACATTTGGCCAAGATGGCAGCTGAAACTTCCAGATGGAAACTATGTAAAACCTGAGCTTGATCCGGATATTGCATATATGCAATGGGCACCTGCACAGAAGAAAGTCCTTGATGCTTATAAAGCAAAGACCTTTGTTGAGCCGCCATTTGCAGATGAACCTGAATCTCCACCTTGGGGATATGCTTGGGAAATTAACATTCCACCAGAAAAGCAAAAAGAGATTCAGGTTCCACTCAATATTGCTAACGATCTTGCAAGAAAGTATATACCAATGCTTATAATGGCTCCAAAAGGCAAATATGATGAGATATGGAACAAGTACAAGGCAGAAGTTAGAGCAAAGATAAATCCAAAACCAATTGAAGAGTTCTACACACAGGAAATGAGGCAGAGAATGGCTGATTGGTACGGAATCAAGGTTAAGTAA
- a CDS encoding cache domain-containing sensor histidine kinase produces MWWNKVLKKFFEFSKERLLDKLDNLSVRKKLLLVYILCVLIPTIVSHFIFTIFIVKNLQQQKINQIKSAFSILNTNVKKVIDEAILYSNTLYTDDLLNDMLDIDYQGMEDFYSNYVQYLRNRIYQGRNVYSNIARVTIYTNNPTILNSDGYRKLNYQEVKDWYEKVINNQQGIIVIPTTENTVSGEEGYVSLIRNLNQYEQRSTSTGNNSKYTKIAKIDIYLSSFFNSINFEVFGGEIYLLDSSNRIIAAHTYNNLIFTKPFVKFEASKFVTKGSYVFVNNLDITLLSGWKLVGVFSRSYMMGEIYRAIEFILLISLLSLIFATFLIRLITSSLSNRLELLERHIRKVKKQRFEILTCKEGNDEIGSLIREFNNMTIRLKELIEKEMLSEIQKKTLEVEKKQAEINALQSQINPHFLFNTLDSIRMRSVLKNELETAEIIKYLTRTLRRLIYWGNDITTVQEEINFVEDFLKIQQYRFGEKLTYEIFVEEDAKNCLIPKMTIQPLVENACIHGIEEKEDSGRVMVRVKKEGIKLMIEVADNGIGMDEKKLEELYANLNNPLYDKSIGLKNVYRRLMLYYNDNAEFYIESSIKKGTKVVIKLPLELPAFVHKI; encoded by the coding sequence TTGTGGTGGAACAAAGTGCTAAAAAAATTTTTTGAATTCTCAAAAGAAAGGCTGCTTGATAAATTAGATAATCTTTCTGTCAGAAAAAAGCTGCTACTTGTATATATCCTCTGTGTTTTAATCCCCACAATAGTGAGCCATTTTATTTTTACCATTTTCATTGTAAAGAATCTTCAACAGCAGAAAATAAATCAGATAAAAAGTGCCTTCAGTATCTTAAATACTAATGTAAAAAAGGTAATTGATGAGGCTATATTATATTCAAATACATTGTATACAGATGATTTGCTTAATGATATGCTTGATATTGATTATCAGGGAATGGAAGATTTTTACTCAAATTATGTTCAGTACTTAAGAAATAGGATATATCAGGGGAGAAATGTGTATTCAAATATTGCTCGCGTTACAATATATACAAACAATCCCACAATTTTGAATAGTGATGGTTATAGAAAATTAAACTATCAGGAAGTAAAGGATTGGTATGAAAAAGTAATTAATAATCAACAGGGAATAATTGTAATACCTACCACCGAAAACACTGTAAGTGGAGAAGAAGGATATGTATCATTGATAAGGAATCTCAATCAATACGAGCAAAGAAGCACGTCAACAGGGAACAATAGTAAATATACCAAAATAGCCAAAATTGACATTTATCTTTCAAGCTTTTTCAATTCCATAAATTTTGAGGTGTTTGGCGGAGAGATTTACTTGCTGGACAGCAGCAACAGAATAATTGCAGCCCATACATACAATAATCTAATCTTTACCAAGCCATTTGTAAAGTTTGAAGCGAGTAAATTTGTGACAAAAGGGTCGTATGTATTTGTAAATAATCTGGATATAACTCTTTTAAGTGGATGGAAACTGGTAGGAGTATTTTCGCGCTCGTATATGATGGGAGAAATATACAGGGCTATCGAGTTTATATTACTTATTTCGCTTTTGAGCTTGATATTTGCAACCTTTTTGATAAGGCTTATAACTTCTTCCTTATCAAATAGATTAGAGCTTTTGGAAAGACATATAAGAAAGGTTAAAAAGCAGCGCTTCGAGATTCTGACATGTAAGGAAGGGAACGATGAGATTGGTAGCCTGATAAGAGAGTTTAACAATATGACGATAAGACTTAAGGAACTAATAGAGAAGGAAATGCTTTCTGAGATTCAAAAGAAGACACTTGAAGTTGAAAAAAAGCAGGCAGAGATAAATGCGCTTCAGAGTCAGATAAATCCACATTTCCTTTTCAACACACTGGATTCTATAAGAATGCGTTCTGTTTTAAAGAACGAACTGGAGACGGCTGAGATAATAAAGTATTTAACAAGGACCTTAAGGAGGCTTATTTATTGGGGAAATGATATAACCACAGTTCAGGAAGAAATCAATTTTGTAGAAGATTTTCTAAAAATACAACAATACAGATTTGGTGAAAAGTTAACATATGAAATTTTTGTAGAAGAAGATGCTAAAAACTGTTTAATTCCTAAGATGACAATTCAGCCGCTTGTTGAAAATGCATGTATACATGGTATAGAGGAAAAAGAAGACAGTGGTAGAGTAATGGTTAGAGTAAAAAAAGAGGGTATAAAGTTAATGATAGAAGTTGCTGACAACGGGATAGGGATGGACGAGAAAAAGCTTGAAGAGCTTTATGCTAATCTTAACAATCCATTATATGATAAAAGTATTGGACTTAAAAATGTTTACAGAAGATTAATGCTGTACTACAACGACAATGCTGAGTTTTATATTGAAAGTTCTATCAAGAAAGGTACAAAGGTTGTTATTAAACTTCCTTTAGAATTGCCAGCATTTGTTCATAAAATATAG
- a CDS encoding alpha-glucuronidase family glycosyl hydrolase, with protein sequence MILLSSSNPKYSMCWLSYKPIEKKEYVQEVEKFLEQIVLLEKNIYFQNAGNELKKALGALFGTEPRLSNSVNLYMDSGIILGKVTNEKLNIFITEVEKEAVGEEGFLIKVIDENKRKYIIVASKSEKGIIYGTFHLINKFRLKTGLKELNCIENPKASLRIINHWDNMDGSIERGYAGKSIFFTNGRIKRNYKRIWDYARLLASIGINGVVINNVNVRDKAIWLITPKYLNDLSKIAEVFRLYGIKLYLSINFASPIYIGGLDTADPLDKNVQKWWKDTVKTIYSYIPDFGGFLVKADSEFNPGPYVYGRTHADGANMLAEELLPYGGIVIWRAFVYNCLQDWRDTKTDRAKAAYDNFKPLDGKFSENVILQIKYGPMDFQVREPVSPLFGAMEKTNQMMEFQITQEYTGQQIHLCYLGTLWKEILEFDTYCKGKGSYVKRIVDGSLFGMKYAGFAGVSNIGDSINWTGHDLAQANLWTFGKLAWDPDRKIEDIAREWTILTFGDDKKVVDNILWMLLNSHAIYEKYTTPLGLGWMVNPGHHYGPNPEGYEYSKWGTYHRADTKAIGVDRTSRGTGYTLQYHKPWQEIFDDINKCPEELLLFFHRVPYDFRLKNGKTLIQFMYDSHFEGAEMVDELIKKWEDLRGKIDDEIFNRVYERLKMQKEHAIEWRDVINTYFYRKTGIPDEKGRVIYP encoded by the coding sequence ATGATTTTATTAAGTAGCAGTAACCCAAAATACTCTATGTGTTGGCTCTCTTATAAACCTATAGAGAAGAAAGAATATGTCCAGGAAGTCGAAAAATTTTTGGAACAGATAGTGTTGTTGGAGAAGAATATATATTTTCAAAATGCAGGAAATGAGCTAAAAAAAGCTTTAGGTGCACTGTTTGGAACTGAACCGAGACTCAGCAATTCTGTGAATCTTTATATGGACAGTGGAATTATTTTAGGCAAAGTGACAAATGAAAAACTTAACATTTTTATAACCGAGGTTGAAAAGGAAGCAGTGGGAGAGGAAGGATTTTTAATAAAAGTTATAGATGAAAATAAGAGAAAATACATTATTGTTGCATCAAAAAGTGAAAAAGGGATAATATATGGGACATTTCATTTGATAAACAAATTTAGACTTAAAACAGGATTAAAAGAACTCAATTGTATAGAAAATCCAAAGGCCTCGTTACGAATTATTAACCATTGGGATAATATGGATGGAAGTATTGAAAGAGGATACGCGGGCAAATCAATATTTTTTACAAATGGTAGAATAAAACGCAATTATAAACGTATATGGGATTATGCAAGGCTTCTTGCCTCAATTGGAATAAACGGTGTTGTAATAAATAATGTGAATGTAAGAGATAAGGCCATATGGTTAATTACGCCCAAATATCTAAATGACCTTTCAAAAATAGCAGAAGTTTTCAGACTCTATGGAATAAAACTTTACCTTAGCATAAACTTTGCAAGCCCTATCTACATAGGAGGTCTTGACACTGCAGACCCACTTGACAAAAACGTTCAAAAGTGGTGGAAGGACACTGTAAAAACTATTTACAGCTACATACCAGACTTTGGTGGATTTTTGGTAAAAGCCGATTCTGAGTTCAATCCAGGACCTTATGTATACGGTAGAACGCACGCAGATGGGGCAAACATGCTTGCAGAAGAACTTTTACCTTATGGTGGAATTGTCATCTGGCGTGCATTTGTTTACAACTGCCTGCAGGATTGGAGAGATACAAAGACAGACAGGGCAAAGGCCGCATATGACAACTTTAAGCCTCTTGATGGGAAGTTTTCTGAAAATGTCATTTTACAAATAAAGTATGGTCCGATGGATTTTCAGGTAAGGGAACCTGTCTCACCTCTTTTTGGCGCTATGGAAAAGACAAACCAGATGATGGAGTTTCAAATAACACAAGAATATACGGGGCAGCAAATTCATCTTTGCTACTTAGGAACGCTATGGAAAGAGATTTTAGAGTTTGACACATATTGCAAAGGAAAAGGTTCGTACGTAAAGAGAATAGTGGATGGAAGTCTATTTGGAATGAAATATGCAGGATTTGCAGGTGTTTCGAATATCGGGGATAGCATCAACTGGACAGGTCATGACCTTGCGCAGGCGAATCTGTGGACGTTTGGAAAACTTGCGTGGGACCCGGACAGAAAGATTGAAGATATAGCAAGAGAGTGGACCATTTTAACATTTGGAGACGACAAAAAAGTGGTTGACAACATTTTATGGATGCTTCTTAATTCTCACGCAATCTACGAAAAATATACAACGCCGCTTGGGCTTGGCTGGATGGTAAATCCAGGTCATCACTATGGTCCAAACCCAGAAGGGTATGAGTATTCAAAGTGGGGAACGTATCACCGGGCAGACACAAAAGCAATTGGGGTTGACAGAACTTCAAGAGGAACAGGTTATACATTGCAGTATCATAAGCCCTGGCAGGAAATATTCGATGATATAAATAAATGTCCTGAAGAACTTCTTCTATTTTTCCACAGAGTGCCGTATGATTTTAGGCTGAAAAATGGAAAGACACTAATACAGTTTATGTATGACTCTCACTTTGAAGGAGCTGAGATGGTAGATGAACTTATAAAAAAATGGGAGGACCTGAGAGGAAAGATTGATGATGAAATTTTCAACAGAGTATATGAGAGATTAAAGATGCAAAAAGAGCATGCAATAGAATGGAGAGATGTTATCAACACATATTTTTATAGAAAGACAGGAATACCTGATGAAAAGGGAAGAGTAATATATCCATAA
- a CDS encoding uroporphyrinogen decarboxylase family protein, producing MDLSKFDVKKFWEENDFCWFNFDKKTRIPIHFWLDDHFLFELVGPFSTVDYYSDKSYRLQIHKKANDILEEELGRRFYSEEELDPPEPTRFEVVMGSKVVISEGGTPWLEQAIESLDEVKSFIEKMEKIDVKKVVTPELLKAKEDYENLTGKKLRWGHMTRGPATIATSLLGTTNLCTLLMDEPELMDEFFEILKEKLVEYIKNLRGYCEVEYNGIAINDDNCFLFSPKLYERYCAPILESLFKNFAPRKEDTRYQHSDSNMQHLIPILNELGVNSVNFGPEIHPATIRKLMPHALIYGQMPPFVLRNGSAEEIIEYVKRDMQVLKEDGNFIETPAGSVASGTPLENIKIYMWAVQEFGRI from the coding sequence GTGGACTTATCTAAATTTGATGTAAAAAAATTCTGGGAAGAAAATGATTTTTGTTGGTTTAATTTTGACAAAAAAACAAGGATTCCTATACACTTTTGGCTTGACGACCATTTTTTATTTGAGCTGGTTGGTCCTTTTTCAACAGTTGATTATTACTCTGACAAATCATACAGGCTTCAAATTCATAAAAAAGCTAATGATATTTTGGAAGAAGAGCTTGGGAGAAGATTTTATTCAGAAGAAGAGCTTGACCCTCCAGAGCCAACAAGATTTGAGGTTGTAATGGGTTCAAAGGTTGTGATATCAGAAGGGGGAACGCCTTGGCTTGAGCAAGCAATTGAAAGTTTAGATGAGGTAAAAAGTTTTATAGAAAAGATGGAGAAGATTGATGTAAAAAAAGTGGTTACACCTGAACTTTTAAAAGCAAAAGAAGATTACGAGAATCTAACTGGCAAGAAACTAAGATGGGGACATATGACAAGAGGACCTGCTACAATTGCAACAAGTTTATTAGGGACAACAAATCTTTGTACGTTACTGATGGATGAACCAGAGCTAATGGATGAGTTTTTTGAGATATTAAAAGAAAAACTTGTGGAATATATAAAAAATTTAAGAGGTTATTGTGAAGTTGAATATAACGGAATTGCAATTAATGATGATAACTGCTTTTTGTTTTCGCCCAAGCTTTATGAAAGATACTGTGCACCTATTTTGGAGAGTTTGTTTAAAAACTTCGCACCAAGAAAAGAAGATACGCGCTATCAACATTCAGATAGCAATATGCAGCACCTAATTCCTATTTTAAATGAACTTGGAGTAAACAGCGTTAATTTTGGACCTGAAATTCACCCTGCCACGATAAGAAAGCTCATGCCACATGCGTTGATTTATGGACAGATGCCACCATTTGTATTGAGAAACGGAAGCGCAGAGGAAATTATTGAATATGTAAAGAGGGATATGCAAGTTTTAAAAGAGGATGGAAACTTTATCGAGACACCTGCAGGTTCTGTTGCTTCAGGTACTCCTCTTGAGAATATCAAAATATACATGTGGGCTGTTCAAGAATTTGGGAGAATATAG
- a CDS encoding ABC transporter permease: MDAVYYTESKKTFWQKVKEQKELVLMIFPFVLYVILFHYVPLWWWVIAFKEYRPFQGVWGSEWVGLQQFKDLFSDSGFWLAMRNTIVISFLKLVTSFAAAILLALMLNEVKNMLFKRTIQTISYLPHFVSWVVAASIVISVLSPESGILNQILMSLKIIKQPIVWMGEGHYFWWILALSNVWKETGWNAIVYLAAMTSIDPELYDAASVDGCGRLQKIRYVTLPGIAPTISMLLILNVGWLLNAGFEQVLLLRNPLVQDYSQILDTYVLDYGITMYRYSYATAAGMFKSVVSILLVLFANKVAAKLNASTVV, from the coding sequence TTGGACGCAGTATATTACACCGAGTCGAAAAAAACTTTTTGGCAGAAGGTAAAGGAGCAAAAAGAATTAGTTTTAATGATATTCCCTTTTGTACTGTATGTTATCCTGTTTCACTACGTACCTCTTTGGTGGTGGGTCATTGCATTTAAAGAATACAGGCCTTTCCAGGGTGTTTGGGGTTCAGAGTGGGTAGGCTTGCAACAATTTAAAGATTTGTTTAGTGACTCTGGTTTTTGGCTTGCTATGAGAAATACAATTGTTATAAGCTTTTTAAAGCTTGTTACGTCCTTTGCAGCAGCTATCTTACTTGCGTTGATGCTAAACGAAGTAAAGAATATGTTATTTAAAAGGACTATTCAAACAATTTCATATCTTCCCCACTTTGTTTCTTGGGTTGTGGCGGCGAGTATAGTTATAAGTGTGCTTTCACCTGAGTCAGGTATACTCAATCAAATTTTAATGTCACTTAAGATAATAAAACAACCAATTGTTTGGATGGGCGAAGGGCATTATTTCTGGTGGATATTGGCTCTCTCGAATGTTTGGAAGGAAACAGGATGGAATGCTATAGTGTATTTGGCTGCAATGACAAGTATTGACCCGGAACTTTATGATGCTGCAAGTGTGGATGGTTGTGGAAGACTGCAAAAGATAAGATATGTAACACTGCCGGGGATTGCACCAACAATTAGTATGCTTCTTATTCTCAACGTTGGTTGGCTTTTGAATGCTGGTTTTGAACAGGTTCTTTTGCTCAGAAACCCGCTTGTTCAGGATTACTCTCAAATTCTTGACACATACGTTCTTGACTATGGTATTACAATGTACAGATATTCATATGCTACAGCTGCTGGTATGTTTAAGAGCGTTGTAAGTATTTTGCTTGTGTTGTTTGCAAATAAGGTTGCTGCAAAATTGAATGCATCCACTGTGGTATAG
- a CDS encoding carbohydrate ABC transporter permease — protein MFKKKTAEDIIVDLVVYISLIFVGIVTLYPFLNVLAISFNDALDTVRGGIYIWPRKWTLKNYEIIVSNPQIYNAALVSVARTVLGTVLGIICTMFVAYPLSRKDFVLRRPFSAIMVLTMYFGAGLIPTYLLYRSLGLLNTFWVYIVPALLGMFNVVVVRSYIESLPSSLIESAKIDGASEFRILWQIIFPLTLPAVATIALFIGVGHWNSWFDVYIFNSQRPDLSTLQYELQKILASVSMQVGRNPDYQMGAMAETQQVTPNSVRASMTIVATAPIIMVYPFLQRYFVKGLTLGSVKGE, from the coding sequence ATGTTTAAGAAAAAAACAGCCGAGGATATTATTGTTGACTTGGTTGTTTATATAAGTCTGATTTTTGTGGGTATTGTTACTTTATATCCTTTTTTAAACGTTCTTGCAATTTCGTTTAACGATGCTCTTGACACAGTTCGAGGAGGAATTTATATCTGGCCAAGAAAGTGGACTTTGAAGAACTATGAAATTATTGTTAGTAATCCACAGATTTATAATGCAGCTTTAGTATCTGTTGCAAGAACAGTTCTTGGTACAGTGCTGGGTATTATTTGTACAATGTTTGTTGCTTATCCTCTTTCAAGAAAAGATTTTGTATTAAGACGTCCGTTTTCTGCAATAATGGTTCTAACCATGTATTTCGGTGCTGGTCTAATTCCAACCTACTTATTGTATAGATCATTGGGACTTTTAAACACATTTTGGGTTTATATTGTACCGGCCCTTCTGGGAATGTTCAATGTTGTTGTAGTCAGAAGCTATATAGAGTCACTTCCTTCAAGTTTGATTGAATCTGCTAAGATTGATGGAGCAAGTGAATTTAGAATTTTGTGGCAGATAATCTTTCCACTTACTCTGCCAGCAGTTGCGACAATAGCACTCTTTATTGGAGTTGGACATTGGAATTCGTGGTTTGATGTATATATCTTTAACTCACAAAGACCTGACCTGAGTACCCTTCAGTATGAGCTTCAAAAAATTCTGGCATCTGTAAGTATGCAGGTTGGAAGAAATCCTGACTATCAAATGGGAGCAATGGCTGAAACTCAACAGGTTACTCCAAACTCAGTAAGAGCAAGTATGACAATTGTTGCAACAGCTCCGATTATTATGGTATATCCATTCTTGCAGAGATATTTTGTAAAGGGTCTTACTCTTGGAAGTGTGAAAGGAGAATAA